The segment GAGCTTTCAGGAACCATTTCCTATGAAGTTCTTTGTAGAATTGGGTCAAGGGTTCCGCGAATATACAAGGGTGTCTAAATTTAATTTTAAAAATTTAGATAAAATTATTGAGATTTTACGTAAAGAGGTAAGACAGTATCGCAAGCCGGTAGTAAGTTTTGTTGCCGATTATTCAAAAAACAACCCCTTCTTAGTTTTAATTTCTTGTCTTCTATCTTTAAGGACTCAAGATAAAACTACGGATAAAGCTACTAAAGGATTATTTTCCTTGGCAACAACTCCTCAAGAGATGTTAAGACTTTCATTAAGAGAAATTGAGAAAGCAATCTATCCTGTAGGATTTTATCGAGTTAAGGCAAGAAATATCAAAAGGATCTGTAAAATTTTAATTGATAGGTTTGATGGTAAGGTGCCTAGTGATTTAGAAACACTTC is part of the Candidatus Omnitrophota bacterium genome and harbors:
- a CDS encoding endonuclease III: MSKFNFKNLDKIIEILRKEVRQYRKPVVSFVADYSKNNPFLVLISCLLSLRTQDKTTDKATKGLFSLATTPQEMLRLSLREIEKAIYPVGFYRVKARNIKRICKILIDRFDGKVPSDLETLLSLPGVGRKTANLVLTEGFNKLGICVDTHVHRISNRLGFVETKTAKESEFALRKLLPQKYWKEFNYLLVTYGQNVCKPLRPLCAKCKIYTYCLRKGV